A single genomic interval of Musa acuminata AAA Group cultivar baxijiao chromosome BXJ3-4, Cavendish_Baxijiao_AAA, whole genome shotgun sequence harbors:
- the LOC135586821 gene encoding uncharacterized protein LOC135586821 — MAVLSVESLPLGFRFRPTDVELVNHYLKGKITGRIKSEDEVISEIDICKCEPWDLPDISLIKSSDSEWFFFSPKDRKYPNGSRSKRATKAGYWKATGKDRMIRSISRVPTIIGTKKTLVFYQGRARSGVRTTWVMHEYRTTEKEFDSGEQGGFVLCRLFKKPEEKTLISEIDDCTEGNVGEMESGDPSPAPAPAPGMLSPVEMQQGVEATVEVVSPLDHKLPGSYLQENLQPLPPTSDMQSSCVHELLEESHCSDTVVSDPPCETLVGNEFGLRLDDLPQYLNPDFDKLGGVDQEFPEFDYHSNSPRITYTGHAFNAGVEWEFSSGLNQCDSVEDDSVTEFLDAVLCDPYECSPEVSYVYRSLNTEFEPQGQICVSTDDTPWDSLSGKKSKRGSDKDDKATVLDDSIGFSGEIYKLPVCSSTLSQKNSCIVPARQHRILVFPNHNLCQKVSLMDSASTLHQEMARMSNCDKAGIQISTHNNLQELDCLIEPQSLLMRRLHLQKFVRKGSVPSTDQVLSTRNDVMKSAANEVREILKHQFSEEQPVFSRIASTTSEGFSSHEIKSSSLEIYERKCYTPAQESGINDFNPKSSLRTRWKHKDDDRISSQSLDAMASKDGSHFSVRIILILSVILLFLILGLNWCLRS; from the exons ATGGCTGTTCTGTCGGTGGAGTCCTTGCCGCTGGGCTTCCGATTCCGTCCCACGGACGTGGAGCTCGTGAATCATTACCTCAAGGGAAAGATCACTGGCCGGATCAAGTCCGAGGACGAGGTCATCTCCGAGATAGATATCTGCAAGTGCGAGCCGTGGGACCTTCCGG ATATATCATTGATCAAATCGAGCGATTCGGAGTGGTTCTTCTTCTCGCCGAAGGACCGGAAATATCCCAACGGCAGCCGTTCCAAACGAGCTACGAAGGCTGGCTACTGGAAAGCCACAGGGAAGGATCGGATGATCAGGTCCATATCTCGGGTTCCTACAATCATAGGCACTAAGAAGACCCTTGTATTTTACCAAGGCCGTGCCCGCAGCGGCGTCCGCACTACTTGGGTCATGCACGAGTACCGCACCACCGAGAAGGAGTTTGACTCAGGAGAGCAG GGTGGCTTCGTTCTCTGTCGTTTGTTCAAGAAGCCTGAAGAAAAGACCCTAATTTCTGAGATTGATGATTGTACGGAGGGAAATGTTGGTGAGATGGAGAGTGGTGACCCctctcctgctcctgctcctgctccagGCATGCTTTCACCAGTTGAGATGCAGCAAGGAGTAGAAGCAACAGTGGAAGTTGTTTCACCATTGGATCACAAGCTTCCGGGGTCATATTTGCAAGAAAATTTGCAGCCTTTGCCTCCGACCTCTGATATGCAATCATCGTGTGTCCACGAGTTGCTAGAAGAGAGCCACTGCAGTGATACTGTCGTTTCAGATCCTCCTTGTGAAACCCTTGTGGGAAATGAG TTTGGTCTTCGCCTGGATGATTTACCACAATATCTTAACCCAGACTTTGACAAGCTTGGTGGAGTTGACCAGGAATTTCCAGAATTTGATTACCATTCCAATTCCCCAAGAATAACTTACACGGGGCATGCATTTAATGCTGGAGTTGAATGGGAATTTTCGTCAGGCCTCAATCAATGTGACAGTGTTGAAGACGACTCTGTCACCGAGTTCTTAGATGCAGTGCTTTGTGATCCATATGAATGTTCCCCTGAAGTATCATATGTCTATAGAAGTCTAAATACTGAGTTTGAGCCACAAGGTCAGATTTGTGTCAGCACAGATGATACCCCCTGGGACTCCCTATCAGGCAAAAAGAGCAAGAGAGGCAGTGACAAAGATGATAAAGCTACTGTCTTAGAT GACAGCATAGGATTTTCTGGTGAAATCTACAAGCTTCCTGTTTGTTCGAGCACCTTGTCACAGAAGAATAGTTGTATTGTTCCTGCAAGACAGCACAGGATTTTGGTGTTTCCTAATCACAATTTGTGCCAAAAAGTTTCCTTAATGGACTCTGCAAGTACCTTGCATCAAGAAATGGCCAGGATGAGCAACTGTGACAAGGCTGGAATCCAGATCAGCACTCATAATAATTTACAAGAGTTAGATTGCTTGATTGAACCACAAAGCCTGCTGATGAGACGGTTGCATTTGCAAAAGTTTGTTCGTAAAGGATCTGTTCCCAGCACTGATCAAGTATTAAGCACCAGAAATGATGTGATGAAATCAGCTGCCAATGAG GTTCGAGAAATTTTGAAGCATCAATTCAGTGAAGAACAACCTGTTTTTAGTCGTATTGCCAGTACCACTTCAGAGGGCTTTTCTTCTCATG AGATAAAGTCCTCTTCTCTTGAGATATATGAAAGAAAATGTTACACTCCAGCACAAGAATCCGGGATCAATGATTTTAATCCTAAATCAAGTTTGAGAACACGATGGAAGCATAAGGATGATGACAGAATCAGCAGCCAGTCTTTGGATGCAATGGCGAGTAAAGATGGTTCACACTTTAGTGTTAGAATAATTTTGATTCTGTCGGTAATACTTTTATTCTTAATACTAGGACTAAATTGGTGCCTAAGGTCCTGA
- the LOC135636116 gene encoding heavy metal-associated isoprenylated plant protein 9-like: MGEAKQEAEAKQEEKKVEKQEEEKKEEKAEEKKEEAKPSPPPPIVLSVALHCVGCAKKIEKSILKCRGVESVEVDMKQNQVTVKGVVDPQVLCSRIQERTTRKAIVLSPLPPAEGDSKPEAVPSQVSGMATVELLVNMHCEACAEQLKRRILKMRGVQTADTDLSTGKVTVTGTMDGEKLVEYIRRRTGKLASIIPQPPKEERKEEAEKNPEEEKPAEEKNDDKKEESTEKKEDEKAPQPEDGAGGNKEGDGKEEKGGGDEQKKEGEGVASDNANVVGQEEEDMMKKMIYWNGSIIGEDEMARRMLHYMPVYVIQRPPPPPQFFSDENPNACCIS, translated from the exons ATGGGTGAAGCAAAGCAG gaagcagaggccaaacaagaagagaagaaggtagagaagcaggaggaggagaagaaagaggagaaggcagaagaaaagaaagaggagGCAAAGCCATCGCCTCCTCCACCCATTGTCTTGTCTGTGGCCTTGCACTGTGTTGGATGTGCCAAGAAGATCGAGAAGTCCATCCTCAAATGCAGAG GTGTGGAAAGTGTTGAGGTGGACATGAAGCAAAACCAGGTCACAGTCAAAGGGGTAGTGGACCCTCAGGTCCTGTGCTCCAGGATACAAGAGAGAACGACGAGGAAAGCCATAGTACTCTCTCCATTGCCCCCAGCCGAAGGGGACTCCAAACCAGAAGCTGTTCCATCCCAG GTGAGCGGGATGGCAACAGTTGAGCTCCTCGTGAACATGCACTGCGAGGCGTGTGCAGAGCAGCTGAAGAGAAGGATACTCAAGATGCGAG GGGTGCAAACGGCAGACACCGACTTGAGCACCGGGAAGGTCACGGTAACCGGAACGATGGATGGAGAAAAGCTTGTGGAGTACATCCGTCGACGGACCGGCAAGCTGGCTAGCATTATTCCTCAGCCACCCAAGGAGGAGAGAAAAGAAGAGGCAGAAAAGAACCCCGAGGAGGAGAAGCCTGCAGAAGAGAAGAACGATGATAAGAAGGAAGAGAGCACGGAGAAGAAGGAAGACGAGAAGGCTCCCCAACCAGAAGATGGTGCAGGTGGCAACAAGGAAGGCGACGGTAAGGAAGAGAAGGGAGGTGGCGACGAGCAGAAGAAAGAAGGAGAGGGAGTGGCCAGCGATAACGCTAACGTCGTTggccaagaagaagaagacatgatGAAGAAGATGATATATTGGAATGGCAGCATCATCGGGGAGGACGAGATGGCGCGGAGGATGCTGCATTATATGCCGGTGTACGTGATCCAGCGGCCTCCGCCACCACCCCAGTTCTTCAGTGATGAGAACCCTAATGCTTGTTGCATCTCatga
- the LOC103976411 gene encoding heavy metal-associated isoprenylated plant protein 30 → MANLQIVPAGKNVEAQYVEMKVPLYSYGCEKKVKKALSHRRGIHSVHVDYKMQKVTVWGICNKDDVLATIRKKRREARFWEQAEPEAAEGKVDDEMAVAKASRLAAAKGHRLRLSWKKLFPL, encoded by the exons ATGGCTAACTTGCAGATTGTGCCGGCAGGAAAGAACGTAGAAGCCCAGTACGTGGAGATGAAGGTGCCTCTCTACTCGTATGGGTGCGAGAAGAAGGTCAAGAAGGCACTGTCTCATCGGAGAG GGATCCACTCGGTGCATGTCGATTATAAGATGCAGAAGGTGACGGTGTGGGGGATATGCAACAAAGACGACGTGCTCGCCACAAtccggaagaagagaagggaggctCGATTCTGGGAACAGGCAGAGCCGGAGGCAGCCGAGGGCAAGGTCGACGATGAGATGGCGGTGGCAAAGGCTTCACGTCTCGCTGCTGCAAAAGGCCACAGATTGAGACTGTCATGGAAGAAGCTGTTCCCCCTGTAG
- the LOC103977759 gene encoding B3 domain-containing protein Os03g0120900-like produces the protein MEFTARRSDGFYMTEEEKHEEASQHPSFIPLSSSSSSPSTSATFGWHVGPSDTAGNGAAGDSGNESNFFTEKEHMFDKVVTPSDVGKLNRLVIPKQHAERHFPLDPTANEKGMLLSFDDRTGKSWRFRYSYWNSSQSYVMTKGWSRFVKEKRLDAGDVVSFGRGVGESGRDHLYIDWKRRQENHDLPRAPRAPLTGISMARPLGPWGVSRFFIPPAAIYDHHRPGFGYSPMSSGTSSGGQFLFVGSTSAGPPQFGVQPGSRSGQPMVLNSLPLVRSQAQASAKRVRLFGVNLDCPESKGNAQLPSGLSSASAPQLQSSSTLQFLPLPHGRTESSVAPSSTITDHRLSLDLDL, from the coding sequence ATGGAGTTCACAGCTAGAAGAAGCGATGGCTTTTACATGACCGAGGAAGAAAAGCATGAAGAAGCTTCCCAACATCCTTCCTTTATTCCtttatcttcttcctcttcttcgccaTCGACATCCGCTACCTTCGGATGGCATGTTGGTCCATCCGATACGGCAGGCAACGGCGCCGCCGGTGATAGCGGCAACGAGAGCAATTTCTTCACGGAGAAAGAGCACATGTTCGACAAGGTAGTCACGCCAAGCGACGTCGGTAAGCTGAACCGGCTGGTGATCCCCAAGCAGCACGCCGAGAGGCACTTCCCGCTTGACCCAACCGCCAACGAGAAAGGGATGCTGCTGAGCTTCGACGACCGGACGGGGAAGTCGTGGCGCTTCCGCTACTCCTACTGGAACAGCAGCCAGAGCTACGTCATGACCAAGGGCTGGAGCCGTTTTGTCAAGGAGAAGAGGCTCGACGCCGGGGATGTCGTCTCCTTCGGCCGTGGCGTCGGCGAGTCCGGACGCGACCATCTCTACATCGACTGGAAGCGGCGGCAGGAGAACCACGATCTACCCCGGGCGCCACGAGCTCCGCTCACGGGGATATCCATGGCGCGGCCGTTAGGACCGTGGGGTGTCAGCCGTTTCTTCATCCCGCCGGCGGCCATTTACGACCACCACCGTCCAGGTTTCGGCTACAGCCCCATGAGCTCAGGCACCAGTAGCGGCGGTCAGTTTCTTTTCGTCGGATCTACATCGGCAGGGCCACCGCAGTTCGGGGTGCAACCTGGCAGCCGCAGCGGCCAGCCGATGGTTCTCAACTCACTGCCACTCGTCCGCAGTCAGGCTCAGGCTTCAGCAAAGCGTGTGAGGCTGTTCGGTGTGAACCTCGATTGCCCCGAATCCAAAGGAAATGCCCAGCTCCCTAGTGGGCTATCGTCCGCGAGTGCACCTCAGCTGCAGTCGAGTTCTACGCTTCAGTTCCTCCCGCTTCCGCATGGCAGAACCGAGTCCTCGGTAGCTCCGTCATCAACGATCACCGATCATCGCTTATCGTTGGATCTCGACTTGTGA
- the LOC135635613 gene encoding flavanone 3-dioxygenase 2-like isoform X1 — protein MADQLLSTVPHHHSLPENYIRPESQRPRLAEVISDAHVPAVDLSSPDKSHVIAQIADACRSYGFFQVLNHGVPVELMVKMMVIALEFFRLPPEEKAKHYSDDPARKMRLSTSFNIRKETVHNWRDYLRLHCYPLEDYVPEWPSNPSSFKEVASAYCKEVRQLGFRLLGAISLSLGLEEKYMEEVLGEQEQHMAINYYPKCPQPQLTYGLPPHTDPNALTILLQDPDVSGLQVLKHGQWIAVHPQPHAFVINIGDQLQALSNGRYKSVWHRAVVNSEKERMSIASFLCPCNCAIISPPEKLIGEASPAMYRSYTYEEYYKRFWSRNLDDEHCLELFRS, from the exons ATGGCCGACCAGCTCCTCTCCACTGTCCCTCACCACCACAGCCTCCCGGAGAACTACATCCGGCCGGAATCTCAAAGGCCTCGCCTCGCCGAAGTCATCAGCGACGCCCACGTCCCCGCCGTCGATCTGAGCTCACCCGATAAGTCTCATGTGATCGCTCAAATCGCCGACGCCTGCCGATCGTACGGCTTCTTCCAG GTGTTGAACCATGGAGTGCCAGTTGAGCTGATGGTGAAGATGATGGTGATCGCTCTGGAATTCTTCCGCCTCCCTCCGGAAGAGAAGGCGAAGCACTACTCGGATGACCCGGCCAGGAAGATGAGGCTGTCGACAAGCTTTAACATCCGGAAGGAGACAGTCCATAATTGGAGAGACTATCTTCGTCTCCATTGCTACCCTCTGGAGGACTACGTGCCCGAGTGGCCTTCCAATCCTTCTTCATTCAA GGAAGTGGCCAGCGCTTACTGCAAGGAAGTCCGTCAACTAGGTTTTCGGCTCCTGGGAGCAATATCTCTAAGCTTAGGGCTGGAGGAGAAGTACATGGAAGAGGTTCTGGGGGAGCAAGAACAACACATGGCCATCAACTACTATCCCAAGTGCCCTCAGCCGCAGCTCACATATGGTCTGCCACCCCACACGGATCCCAATGCTCTCACAATTCTACTTCAGGATCCCGACGTCTCTGGCTTGCAGGTTCTCAAACACGGGCAATGGATTGCGGTGCATCCCCAACCCCACGCCTTCGTCATCAACATCGGCGACCAGCTGCAG GCATTGAGTAATGGTAGGTATAAGAGTGTTTGGCACCGAGCTGTGGTGAACTCAGAGAAAGAGAGGATGTCAATAGCATCATTCCTCTGTCCCTGTAACTGCGCCATCATTAGCCCTCCGGAGAAGCTCATCGGCGAGGCATCTCCGGCCATGTACAGGAGCTACACCTACGAGGAGTACTACAAGAGGTTTTGGAGCAGAAACTTGGATGACGAGCACTGCTTGGAGCTTTTCCGAAGCTAA
- the LOC135635613 gene encoding flavanone 3-dioxygenase 2-like isoform X2: MADQLLSTVPHHHSLPENYIRPESQRPRLAEVISDAHVPAVDLSSPDKSHVIAQIADACRSYGFFQVLNHGVPVELMVKMMVIALEFFRLPPEEKAKHYSDDPARKMRLSTSFNIRKETVHNWRDYLRLHCYPLEDYVPEWPSNPSSFKEVASAYCKEVRQLGFRLLGAISLSLGLEEKYMEEVLGEQEQHMAINYYPKCPQPQLTYGSQTRAMDCGASPTPRLRHQHRRPAAGIE, from the exons ATGGCCGACCAGCTCCTCTCCACTGTCCCTCACCACCACAGCCTCCCGGAGAACTACATCCGGCCGGAATCTCAAAGGCCTCGCCTCGCCGAAGTCATCAGCGACGCCCACGTCCCCGCCGTCGATCTGAGCTCACCCGATAAGTCTCATGTGATCGCTCAAATCGCCGACGCCTGCCGATCGTACGGCTTCTTCCAG GTGTTGAACCATGGAGTGCCAGTTGAGCTGATGGTGAAGATGATGGTGATCGCTCTGGAATTCTTCCGCCTCCCTCCGGAAGAGAAGGCGAAGCACTACTCGGATGACCCGGCCAGGAAGATGAGGCTGTCGACAAGCTTTAACATCCGGAAGGAGACAGTCCATAATTGGAGAGACTATCTTCGTCTCCATTGCTACCCTCTGGAGGACTACGTGCCCGAGTGGCCTTCCAATCCTTCTTCATTCAA GGAAGTGGCCAGCGCTTACTGCAAGGAAGTCCGTCAACTAGGTTTTCGGCTCCTGGGAGCAATATCTCTAAGCTTAGGGCTGGAGGAGAAGTACATGGAAGAGGTTCTGGGGGAGCAAGAACAACACATGGCCATCAACTACTATCCCAAGTGCCCTCAGCCGCAGCTCACATATG GTTCTCAAACACGGGCAATGGATTGCGGTGCATCCCCAACCCCACGCCTTCGTCATCAACATCGGCGACCAGCTGCAG GCATTGAGTAA